The stretch of DNA TTTTTTCATCTATACGTCCTTTTACACGTAACCTCGATGCAGTAGAAACAAATTGTTGTTCAGCTTGTGTTGAAATGGTTTCCATAAGTTCCCTATATTTATCAGAGGCTATTTCCGTTGAATTTAGCATATAAACAGATATGCTATCAAAAAAATCTTGCCCCTCTTTGGTTTGTAATAATTTATTTATTTGATCAGATAAATGCCCAATCTGTTCAAGCATTTTCTGTTCATTGAAGATATTCTTCATTATTAGAAGACCTACCTGTAATTCAATATTATCAAAATGTTCTCTTAAATCTTTGTTTGAATATGTTGATGTATCAATTAATTCGTAATCAAATTTTGGAATGAAGCTTTGTAACTCATTGTCAATATTTCCAAAGTATTCTTCAAATCTTTTATTATCCCATTTTTCCTTTCCGTGATAAAATATTATTGGAATAACTGGTGTTAATTCTTCTTTTTGCTTAATCTGTAATTCCCAAATCCTAAGCATATAACCAAGAATTTGAAAATGTGGAAATTTTTCAGGTTGGCTTTTATGTTCAAAAAGAAGTGATATTTTTACATTCTGTTTTTCTCCGTATTTGCAGTTATAAACTAAATCAGAAAAACTTGAATTTAATCGCTTATCAAGATATTCAGTTTTATCAAGTTCAAGAGTATTT from Bacteroidota bacterium encodes:
- a CDS encoding Rpn family recombination-promoting nuclease/putative transposase — its product is MNNTVINTHDKFFKSLFSNKNGIKEFVSKTISFDIVKKLDLNTLELDKTEYLDKRLNSSFSDLVYNCKYGEKQNVKISLLFEHKSQPEKFPHFQILGYMLRIWELQIKQKEELTPVIPIIFYHGKEKWDNKRFEEYFGNIDNELQSFIPKFDYELIDTSTYSNKDLREHFDNIELQVGLLIMKNIFNEQKMLEQIGHLSDQINKLLQTKEGQDFFDSISVYMLNSTEIASDKYRELMETISTQAEQQFVSTASRLRVKGRIDEKRSTAMKMISKGYSNTIIMELTELEENEIERLRELNKLKPE